Proteins encoded within one genomic window of Bacillus thuringiensis:
- a CDS encoding GNAT family N-acetyltransferase has translation MIRLEPFKRKDFKQLMNWIHSEDFLIQWSGNAFTYPLNEQQLEQYIESTNTLAFKVIDEETKEVIGHISLGQIDNINKSARIGKVLVGNTKMRGRSIGKHMMKAVLHIAFDELKLHRVTLGVYDFNTLAISCYEKIGFVKEGLLRESKKVGETYWNLWEMSMLEYEWSDKKY, from the coding sequence ATGATTAGACTAGAGCCTTTTAAAAGAAAGGATTTTAAACAGTTAATGAACTGGATTCATTCTGAGGATTTTTTAATACAATGGTCAGGAAATGCATTTACATATCCTTTAAACGAACAGCAATTAGAACAATATATAGAAAGTACAAATACACTTGCATTCAAAGTAATAGATGAAGAGACTAAAGAAGTAATTGGTCATATTTCACTTGGACAAATTGATAATATAAATAAATCTGCAAGGATTGGAAAAGTGCTAGTTGGTAATACGAAAATGAGAGGACGTTCTATAGGAAAACATATGATGAAAGCAGTACTTCATATTGCATTTGATGAATTAAAACTACATAGAGTAACGCTTGGTGTTTATGATTTTAATACATTGGCTATTTCATGTTATGAAAAAATAGGATTTGTAAAAGAAGGTTTATTAAGAGAGTCAAAAAAAGTGGGAGAAACGTATTGGAATTTATGGGAAATGAGT
- a CDS encoding AMP-binding protein — MKQAVWFPTEEYKEKTRLYGWMKSLGYEDYETFYNKSIEETAWFWGEAEKAVGYQWMKPYTEVLDLENGTPFAQWYNGGTCNVVESVLSRWLADDETRTQPALQYEGENGTSKSFTYEELDSWVSCVANGLKHAGIEKGDRVTIYMPMIPETVVAMLAVMKIGAIISPIFSGFASDAVMTRVQAAGSKMIITADGFSRRGKIVSLKDEVDKACEHCPTVEKVVIVRHAGNDFTPHDYDFSWSTLEKEKPFVHAEEMHSDDPLMLIYTSGTTGKPKGTVHTHAGFPLKAAFDAGFGMNIKQGDRVLWVTDMGWMMGPFLLFGSLINGATMVMYEGVPDFPEADRLWETVDKYEITHLGISPTLIRALMAKGDEYVNKHALKSLEVFASTGEPWNPDPWMWLFETVGKSNVPICNYSGGTEISGGIFGNVLIKPIAPISFNASLPGMAAVVLDDQGNPIRDEVGELCLEKPWVGMTKSFWEDDERYVNTYWSRFENKWVHGDWVIYDGEQYIITGRSDDTLNIAGKRIGPAEYESILVKHNDVIEAAAIGVPDDVKGEVCHCFVVLRDNVTFSGELKKELMSLVNSHIGKALCPKDIHVVEDLPKTRNSKVMRRVIKAAYLGKELGDLSSLVNPEVVPFIQGLQSSKL; from the coding sequence TTGAAACAAGCAGTTTGGTTTCCAACAGAAGAGTATAAAGAAAAAACGCGTTTATATGGTTGGATGAAATCATTGGGCTATGAAGATTATGAAACGTTTTATAATAAGTCAATCGAAGAAACAGCTTGGTTTTGGGGAGAAGCTGAGAAAGCGGTTGGCTATCAATGGATGAAACCTTATACAGAAGTGCTAGATTTAGAAAATGGTACGCCGTTTGCACAGTGGTATAATGGCGGAACATGTAACGTTGTAGAATCAGTTTTATCACGCTGGCTTGCAGATGATGAAACAAGAACACAACCAGCGCTTCAATATGAGGGGGAAAATGGAACTTCAAAATCATTTACATATGAAGAACTGGATAGCTGGGTAAGTTGCGTTGCAAACGGATTAAAACATGCGGGTATTGAAAAAGGTGACCGTGTAACAATTTATATGCCGATGATTCCAGAAACAGTTGTTGCGATGCTAGCTGTTATGAAAATCGGAGCAATTATTTCACCAATATTCTCAGGATTTGCGTCTGATGCAGTCATGACACGTGTGCAAGCAGCAGGATCAAAGATGATCATTACTGCAGATGGTTTTTCACGCCGAGGGAAGATTGTTTCATTAAAAGATGAAGTAGATAAAGCTTGTGAGCATTGTCCAACTGTTGAAAAAGTCGTTATCGTGCGCCACGCAGGAAATGATTTTACACCGCATGATTATGATTTCTCATGGAGTACGTTAGAAAAAGAAAAGCCATTTGTACATGCTGAAGAAATGCATAGTGATGATCCATTAATGCTCATTTATACATCAGGTACAACTGGAAAACCGAAAGGGACCGTACACACTCATGCTGGATTTCCCTTAAAAGCAGCTTTTGATGCGGGGTTCGGAATGAATATCAAACAAGGTGACCGCGTATTATGGGTAACTGATATGGGATGGATGATGGGACCATTTTTATTATTCGGTTCTCTTATTAATGGGGCAACGATGGTTATGTATGAAGGTGTTCCGGACTTTCCAGAAGCAGATCGTTTATGGGAGACGGTTGATAAATATGAAATTACACATCTTGGTATATCACCAACATTAATTCGTGCGTTAATGGCAAAAGGTGATGAGTATGTTAATAAACATGCACTAAAGAGTTTAGAAGTATTCGCATCAACAGGTGAACCTTGGAATCCAGACCCTTGGATGTGGCTATTTGAAACAGTTGGAAAAAGTAATGTACCAATTTGTAACTATTCAGGCGGTACTGAAATTTCTGGTGGGATTTTCGGAAACGTCCTTATTAAACCAATTGCACCGATTAGCTTTAACGCTTCTTTACCAGGAATGGCAGCAGTTGTGCTCGATGATCAAGGGAATCCAATTCGTGATGAAGTTGGAGAATTATGTTTAGAGAAACCCTGGGTTGGTATGACGAAAAGCTTCTGGGAAGACGATGAGCGTTATGTGAACACATATTGGTCACGTTTTGAAAATAAATGGGTTCATGGCGACTGGGTGATTTATGATGGTGAGCAATATATTATTACAGGACGCTCAGATGATACGCTAAACATTGCCGGAAAACGTATTGGCCCCGCTGAATATGAATCTATTCTTGTGAAGCATAATGATGTCATAGAAGCTGCTGCGATTGGTGTACCAGATGATGTAAAAGGTGAAGTTTGTCATTGTTTTGTAGTATTAAGAGACAATGTAACATTCTCAGGAGAATTAAAGAAAGAATTAATGAGTTTAGTAAACTCTCATATTGGAAAAGCATTATGTCCAAAAGATATTCACGTTGTAGAAGATTTACCGAAAACACGTAATTCTAAAGTAATGCGACGCGTCATTAAAGCCGCTTATTTAGGAAAAGAATTAGGCGATTTATCGTCACTTGTGAATCCTGAGGTAGTTCCGTTTATTCAGGGGTTGCAGTCTAGTAAATTATAA
- a CDS encoding acyl-CoA carboxylase subunit beta, which yields MLDQKQQSNKFEERVETIKQGGAPKYHEQNKAKGKLFVRDRLALLFDNGEYVEDALFANCEQTGLPADGVITATGKIHGRTACVMANDSTVKAGSWGARTVEKILRIQETAEKLRVPLFYLVDSAGARITDQVEMFPGRRGAGRIFYNQVKLSGKVPQVCLLFGPSAAGGAYIPAFCDVVMMVEGNASMYLGSPRMAEMVIGEKVTLEEMGGARMHCSVSGCGDVLCKTEEDAITQARQYISYFPNNYLEKTPLVTPQEPKQFDKTLEQIIPENQNAPFNMKDLINRVIDEGSFYEVKKLFAQELITGLARIDGKPVGIIANQPRMKGGVLFHDSADKAAKFINLCDAYHIPLLFLADVPGFMIGTKVERAGIIRHGAKMISAMSEATVPKISIVVRKAYGAGLYAMAGPAFEPDCCLALPTASIAVMGPEAAVNAVYANKIAALPEEERDSFIAEKREEYKKDIDIYHLASEMVIDGIVHPNNLREELKGRFEMYMSKYQVFTDRKHPVYPV from the coding sequence ATGTTAGACCAAAAACAACAATCGAATAAATTTGAAGAACGAGTTGAAACGATTAAGCAAGGCGGCGCACCAAAATATCATGAACAAAACAAAGCGAAAGGTAAACTATTCGTTCGAGATCGCTTAGCTCTTTTATTTGATAATGGTGAATATGTAGAAGATGCATTATTTGCAAATTGTGAACAAACAGGATTACCCGCTGATGGTGTTATAACGGCAACGGGTAAAATACATGGTCGTACGGCATGCGTGATGGCAAATGATTCAACTGTCAAAGCAGGATCATGGGGCGCACGTACAGTCGAAAAGATTTTGCGTATTCAAGAAACGGCAGAAAAATTACGTGTTCCGTTATTTTATTTAGTTGACTCTGCTGGAGCGCGTATTACTGATCAAGTTGAAATGTTCCCAGGGCGTCGCGGTGCAGGAAGAATCTTCTATAATCAAGTGAAATTGTCAGGTAAAGTTCCTCAAGTATGCTTGTTATTTGGACCTTCTGCAGCTGGTGGTGCTTATATTCCAGCCTTTTGTGACGTTGTAATGATGGTTGAAGGAAATGCATCTATGTATTTAGGATCTCCTCGTATGGCTGAGATGGTTATCGGTGAGAAGGTAACTTTAGAAGAGATGGGTGGAGCTCGTATGCATTGCTCTGTATCAGGATGCGGAGATGTTTTATGTAAGACCGAAGAAGATGCGATTACACAAGCAAGACAATACATTTCATATTTTCCTAACAACTACTTAGAAAAGACTCCATTGGTTACACCTCAAGAACCGAAACAATTCGATAAAACGTTAGAACAAATCATTCCAGAAAATCAAAATGCTCCTTTCAATATGAAAGATCTCATTAATAGAGTTATTGATGAAGGCTCTTTCTATGAAGTGAAAAAATTATTTGCTCAAGAACTAATTACAGGTTTAGCACGTATTGATGGTAAGCCAGTTGGTATTATTGCAAATCAACCGCGAATGAAAGGCGGCGTATTATTCCACGATTCAGCTGATAAAGCAGCGAAGTTTATTAATTTATGCGATGCATATCATATTCCATTATTATTCCTTGCAGATGTACCTGGATTTATGATTGGTACAAAAGTAGAGCGTGCTGGTATTATTCGCCACGGTGCAAAAATGATTTCTGCGATGAGTGAAGCAACTGTACCGAAAATTTCTATCGTTGTTCGTAAAGCATATGGTGCTGGTTTATATGCGATGGCAGGTCCAGCCTTTGAACCAGATTGCTGCCTAGCATTACCGACAGCTTCTATTGCGGTAATGGGTCCAGAAGCCGCGGTCAATGCTGTATATGCAAATAAGATTGCAGCTTTACCAGAAGAAGAGCGTGATAGCTTCATTGCTGAAAAACGCGAAGAGTATAAGAAAGATATTGATATTTACCATTTAGCATCAGAGATGGTCATTGATGGTATTGTTCATCCAAACAATTTAAGAGAAGAGTTAAAAGGACGATTCGAAATGTATATGAGTAAATATCAAGTATTTACGGATCGTAAACATCCTGTTTATCCAGTTTAG